gctattgcacaggcaaaagagcctagacaccaccagagagtcaagcatgtacttcgtagatttcaccttctacgagagttcgttgaaagaaaagaagtcgagataagcaaaattggaactgatgacaacatatcagatccattaactaaacctctgccgcaagcgaagcacaactcgcacactgcagctatgggaatcaagcatattggagaatggctttgatgtctctgtttaatgttttaaagttttagagtttaaatctttgtaaaacattattggttaatcattcacaataaatgaaaggaattcattttttccatttaatttgtggtttattaaatgatgagtcccttcaacttgacgatatattcaagatagactgtcaggaccagtcctgtgactaagaaatgtctatcaagtgaacttgaatgtcaaaggttgaaaatggtccctagtcggagttttctataaaattggacgcatagaaaacgttagacgattagaatgcaagatgactagtagttctgtttcttgaactatgtggacatggcaatgtcataatcatttgcatagatacttactttgggaagactagtatcggacaagacctatgaaactttactgtaagagatgaaagtctgtcataagtaaatttcattaaattattagacactaaatcctcaatacctgagtgatttgagattacttgtttgagaactggttgctttgacgttgaccaaccgtcgcaccgtaaaaggaggctataaaggcaacgctcaggtaatcacctatcaaacgaagtctaatctcaagatcgcaagattgggattgtcctcccataaatcgggatgagatgcttaaaagttgtacaaggccactcggagagctagaaactgtgaaatgcatggccgtgctcggatgaatcatatgctatgattatctgtttatttgatcagttgaactctgaaaccgaggaacacctctggacataataaggatgacaactcttaccttatgttcaagagcaagcatcgagcgacaaaggaattaggaaatgcacacttgtccctaaggacaagtgggagactgaaggaaataatgcccttggtccaagtatgcattctatgttaagtctaataaatgcggttcagtattaattaacaagttaataattcagtgagatcaagtgagctgaatgcctagctagaggccgcttcagttcaagtggaattaatgatattaatccacagcttactcttgactgaacccgtagggtcacacaaatagtacgtaaacggatcaagtatttaatggcattaaatactccatctatgaatattcggaaccgacggatcttggtttcagtgggagctaagatcgtcacaggcaagaaatgaatactccggaaacgatgatattgccggaaacggaaatatggatcgtatcggaaatatgaatattatccaagtcgtagatgttgccggaaacggaaacatggtacgtatcggaaaatattgttggaaatggaaatattaccagaatcggaaatattgccggaaacggaaatattgtcagaatcggaaatattaccggaatcggaaaataattcgggaaacggaaatattaaatatttgttcgaaacggaaattaattccggaatcggaaatattgaatattgttcgtatcggaaatagattccggaaatggaattttaatcggaagcgtatcgtacgaattagcatcggacgaggcctgccggacgaaggcccagcacgaagccaggccgtcgcccagcaagcacgcacgccacagcccagcgcgcacaaggccacgcatgcgtgggccgcgctgcgtgggctgctgctcgcatgcgtgggcagcccttgtggctgccgtgtgtgtgtgagtttgagctcatgcgagattcctgaatctgcaagagtcagggtatgattaaatgtctattcctattggataaattgattaagtagaattcatgtagaattctaattccaattaattcgcatcctactaggattacgattccttttccataactctataaataaaggcctaggggtcataatttatacacaagttttaaaagtattcaaaagtgagttttttgagagaaaattcaaacacccatcttgccccaaaagtgccgaattttctgagtaccttaagggcgattctagttggtcaatcttaaggcggatccggacgtgctgtggactttctacggagggacgacacttggagtcctaaaagacttgttcttgttcggttcgggcgcagctagggaaggcacgcaacaaagagtatgcatctaaactatgctaaatgattatgtgtaaataatatgtttcctgggttaatggttgtttccgcatgatctatgtaatgtcatatgtatcataacctaacaatagcgTCAAACATCCTGAAATGCCCTGGCTGCCACCCCGACTAGCCACCCCAAGCTGGCGATAAAGGAAAGCTAGTGTGGCGGCTCCCCATGAATACTGAGTAACACTATCTACGCCACCATCCTTAAGCTCGAGTATGCTCGATGGTCTAATCCTACTACCACTCTTGTCGACAAATAACGATGTTCCAAGCATCAAAAACATCCAACCAACCAAACTCGTATCAGGAGTCCGATCAACCATATGACAACGAACGATTATGGTCTCGATTGCCACACCACCACCAACCCAGTGAGGGGATTTAAGCTCATCAAAACTAACTCCAAGTAGCTCCACCATGTCACACTTCAAATGCTCGCTACTACTCTCAGCAGAAATAAAACGCCCCTCAACTGGAATGCGAAGGATATGCCACacatcatgcaacataatagTCATCTCCCCGAACGGCATGTGAAAAGTGCTCGTGTCGGGCTGCCACCGCTCAACGAACGCAGAAATCAAAGGCATGTCGATATGAGGAAACATGCAAAATGGTAGGTGAGATAATCCAGTCGCATCGACACGTCGCCTCAAATCATCCGAAAATTCATCTAGCCAGCTCCTGAGAGTCGAACAAGCATGGCTTCTATTCTGGCACTTCAAGACTTCTATCCGTCTCTCTACCCCGTCCCAAATCTGTCGGGCAACATGTCCACCAAAGCTAGGAATGACGCTATCATCCGTCGGACCACCGGGAGTATGACCTTTAACCATCCAAGAATCATCTGTCAATTGCTTATGTCGTTTACTAAATCTCGGAGTAGTGGTAGAGCTCGACTCAGATCTGACAAACCTCCCTCTCGTGCCCTTCGTAATCACTAAAGTAATGGGAAAACTTACACCGTCTTTGGGTACACCGTCTGTGGGTACACCGTCTGTGGGTACACCGTCTGTGGGTACAACGTCCTCGGCCATGTCCAATTGGGCCTCCAACTCATGCTCAAAgcccacatcatcatcatcctcgtcATCGAATGGACGAGAAGACTCACTCTCAACCACCGGTTGCATCAACGGTGCAGTCTGCCTCTCTCCCTGTCTCCTAACTGAAGCGTCGATACGTCGATCTCGAGTATGTCGAACACCGGAGTCACCATCACTTGTGAGATAAACAGACGAGGTAGATTCTCCAATTGCTCGCTATATATTTgaattaattagtaattaattaacattatatttattttaaaatatcagTATGTTTTATTATCCAATTATAATGAAGATTACTAATTATTATTTCTCATTCTTTATCGCAATTTCTTAATTTCCAAGTAATTAGCAAAAATGCCTGACTGACTGTGGACTGTGGTTAGGTTACTGTCATTGCCTATTACTCTCACGTGGAATTATACAACCAAAATTCAGTAAAAACTAAAACTAGTTGTTTTTGGGATCACACATTTTGGCTCTTCCCCGATTACAATTCCcattaccaaaataaataaacaaagaaaTATTTGTTGTAGTTTCTCCTTTTGGGCCCTAGCTTATGGCTTAATAATTTCACAA
This Spinacia oleracea cultivar Varoflay chromosome 6, BTI_SOV_V1, whole genome shotgun sequence DNA region includes the following protein-coding sequences:
- the LOC110802108 gene encoding protein MAIN-LIKE 1-like → MVDPTAAKAGQAAAKGVKARRGKTASVVARKTPANRKRAIGESTSSVYLTSDGDSGVRHTRDRRIDASVRRQGERQTAPLMQPVVESESSRPFDDEDDDDVGFEHELEAQLDMAEDVVPTDGVPTDGVPTDGVPKDGVSFPITLVITKGTRGRFVRSESSSTTTPRFSKRHKQLTDDSWMVKGHTPGGPTDDSVIPSFGGHVARQIWDGVERRIEVLKCQNRSHACSTLRSWLDEFSDDLRRRVDATGLSHLPFCMFPHIDMPLISAFVERWQPDTSTFHMPFGEMTIMLHDVWHILRIPVEGRFISAESSSEHLKCDMVELLGVSFDELKSPHWVGGGVAIETIIVRCHMVDRTPDTSLVGWMFLMLGTSLFVDKSGSRIRPSSILELKDGGVDSVTQYSWGAATLAFLYRQLGVASRGGSQGISGCLTLLQAWIYEYFPTFRPHTSRLTCEPGTARACMWSIRQERRSLVRLQSFRTSIDQLMSAEVTWLPYGPDPALTVPRTTLCGWLRYRDIIEPYMPDRVLRQLGYMQVIPSPILRPELSSGNCLLLGLSSGNCSWTAAKITFGFA